CGTTGTTGTAGTAGTAATGGTAATATACCATTTGTACTCATTTTAAAACATTTTGGTTTCTTTGGTTCCtgtataatattcataacttTATTGTATTTTTGGGTTTATATTGAAACCGGCACGAATGGAGCTGAGCTACTGTAGATGGCTCATATGGCTGACCCAGTTAGTTTGGATTGAGATGtagaagatatttttttttgttgtagtGAATGAATATGGCTTTTATATCAAGTTATGCTGTAAGGTATTGCGTATCATTTGATTGGGGAGGAAAAAGATCCAAGTTTGTAGAAATTTAGCATTTTCCACCTAAAATGAGAGAATATGTGCTATTTGCTAGGTGATGCTTGTCTTCATCTCCTCTTTCGTTGTCTATTCTCTTGCTGCATGACGTATTTATCTTGGAAATGTTGCTTTTCTCATCCCTATGTGACACTGTAAGACTAGAAACTAATTTAAGTTCCATGCTTAAACTTTTAGGCTATACAAATATGTGGAATTGATGGTAGGTTTGTCAATGTTTAAGCAATTAGTTTCTGTTTGTTATTTACTAAATATGATCTCGAGCAAATGAATGGGAAGATAATTTCCTCTGTGATTGTGGGATTAAAGTACAGTTATGGACTTATGGAATGGGGATTTGATTGGCCGGAAATTGTGCaactatttatataaaatattttatacataacGTCACTCTTATGTTTCCTGATTGTCCCTTCTGGATGGTGTGTCAAATTTGGTGTTGTTGCTCGTGTTCAGTAGTGACCATATGTCCATAACAGGCAAGGAAACTCTTCGGAGTTTGCTGCTATTTAGTTTTCCTTCATTGTAGTTCAGTACTCACCTGTTGTGAATCAACCTCTAGGTCACGTATCGAGTTTCTCTTTACCTGATTCCTGTGTGGTACTACAGATGTTTTTgtaatagtataatttttcctATTACTTATTTGTATATTAATTGTTGAGCAGGGAGGGAAGCGAGGACTGATGGCCAGCGAGGAGGAGGCCGCGGAGGTCCACGTGGAGGTGGTCGTGGGCGTGGACGCGGGTTTAACCAAGAATTTGCTGATGACGAGAATGCTTTTGGCAGCAATAATGGATTCTCTGGGCGGTACAGTGCTCCAGAAGATGGAGAATCTGGAAAGGTCTCTGAAAGGAGAGGTGGATACGGTGGATATCGTGGGGGGTTCCGTGGAGGTCGTCGTGGTGGTTTCAATAACGGGGATCCTGCAGAAGGAGAAGGGGAACGCCCAAGGAGAGTGTATGATCGACGAAGTGGAACTGGCCGTGGGTAAGTGATTCTGCTATTTTTGAAATTCACACAAGTGCATTTCACTATTCCCTTTGTTGGGTTGTTCAATAGCTCTAAGTCTTACTTCGTGTAGTTGTCTTTGTTTCTTGTGCTTATGTGTGTATCTTTATTGATCTGTTCTATTGTATAGGAATGAGTTTATTAAACGGGAGGGCGCTGGTCGTGGGAATTGGGGAACTACTGCAGATGATATTGCACCGTGAGACTGTCATCTCAATTTTTGTTTCCTTGTTGCCCTTGGCTttacatataatattttcttattgttTAATGTTGgttttttaatccaaattcaGGGAGACTGAAGAACCCGTTAATGATGGTGAGAAGATTGTTGAGGCTGAGAAACAAGCCGGACAGGAAGATGCTGGGGACACCAATAAGGATTCTACTGCTGCTGAGCCAGAAGAGAAGGAACCCGAGGAGAAGGTAACTGTCATTTTTTGGTGAAGACCATTATTTGTTTTGCTTGCTTGCATGCCGTAGTTCTACTGTTGCAAATTAATCTCTGTGTCATGATATTATTTGTTAGTTGCATGATTCCAGCTGTTTTTATTCATATGTATCTATGATCACTATCCAAAACTATTAATTATTCATCTCTGCTTGTGTTGTAGGAGATGACCCTCGAGGAGTATGAGAAGGTAATGGAAGAGAAGAGGAAGGCTTTGCTGGCTCTGAAGCAAGAGGAAAGAAAGGTTAATTTGGACAAAGAACTTGAATCTATGCAACTTCTCTCAAACAAGAAGAATGATGATGAGATCTTCATCAAATTGGTGAGTTATTTGGTGCTTGCTGCTATTATATTTTGATTGCTCTATTAGGAACTTGATTGTGTTGTATGTGCTGGTATATTCGTCATGCTTGAAATTTTATGTCTGGGCAGGGTGCTgagaaagataagaaaaaggaagcagtggaaaaaaacaaaaaggtaagcctctttttttaaaaaaagtgactTTATTGGTATCATAGCATCATTTTTTATGCGTTTCTTGAGAATTACTTCCATTTCATAAACTCTTTATTTGTCAAAAGTTATGCGTGCACTATCAAGGAGACCATGTTACACAAGTGTATCGAAGTCCCGTGctccccccccaaaaaaaaaaaatccccgCTCGTCATGCCCCAACTCAATTGGTGGAACAACTCGTCACTGTTCCTCCACATCCGACTGAGCAGCATCACTGGCCCCATCAGTTTCCCTCTTGACAATTTCAAGCGCTCTTTGACTCTATTTTTAAAGTCCTCACTTCTTTCCCTTGTGGTACGTGTTTGCTATCGGTCTTTTACCTGTTTTTAGCCTTGAACGGAATTCGCCCTGCAAGCACAAGCCCCTCCCAAATAGATACAAAAAAATGTGTTTTGTTTTAGACCATTAGCATTCCGAAAGTTAAATTCCAGTAAATGCTCTTTTTAGACTGGTAGGTCAACCTCCACTCATACTGACACCAGCATTATTGTAATATCATGTACACTGTTATGCTGGTGGCAGTATTTTATTGTTTCCTTTTCAGAATGCTTTGTCATGCCTTGTTTAGTATTTTACAGTGTCTTATTCACTCCTGTTATTTTCTTGAGCCGGTGTCTATCGGAAACAGCCTCATTGCATATTGGTTTCTTTTTCACATGAAGAGGGTGAAAGTTTACACTTCAGTAGGACCCCATCTTGACAAAGACATTGATCTACGAAATGGTTTGAGTTCAATAGATTTAATTACTGCTTCAATTGTGAGGCTTGATACATTCAATTTCTCGCAGACAAAAAGCATAAACGAATTTCTGAAGCCTGCTGAGGGAGAAAGTTACTATCGCCCTGGTGGCCGTGGTAGGGGCAGGGACCGTGGAAGAGGTAATGGCGGTGGATATGGTGGAATCAACAGTGTTTCAGCCCCATCCATTGAAGATGTTGGTCAATTCCCCTCCTTGGCTGCCAAGTAAGGGAGCAAGTTTTGTCGTCTGATCGTCTTCCTTTTTCTGTCATTTATGATATTTGGGCTTTTTTGATTATAACAAAATGTTTCCCCGGAACCTTTGGGCATTTCTGAAAACCCTTTATATTTAGGCtcttatcttttattttcttgtttactTATTAAATCAGTTTTGGTTGTAGTTTATTAGAAGAcaattatgtttcttttattttctgtGTATACTTACCCTTCTCGGACCTCAATTGTGGGAtttattgggtatgttgttgacGTCTAACTCATTAATTGTTGAgaatctcaaaatatttaacATTGAAGTGAGATCGATCACCAATCCAAATAGAGTAAAATTGATTATGAGAATTCATATAATTGATCCTTGCTAAGCTTGAAATTAAGAAAGTAATTGAGGTTTTGAAAAATTTTTCAATGGTTCATGCACAAAGATTTATATGTGCTCTTAATTAATCCAAGGAAGAATACTTGtccttttatttgttttttgctTTCCAAATGAGAAAGTATTTGTTACAAAAGAGGGTTTTCTCGTACTTTTCTTCACACGATAGtctatctattttatttttaccatCGTAATTCGATTAATTAACTAAGCTCGCACACCAATTCTTGGATTCATTTTTACCATCGTAATTCGATTAATTATTATGCGCACACCAATTCTTGGACTAAGTGATCTAAGAAGACTTAAGATGCAATTTACGACAATCTTCAATTTATCTATGAAGTTTTTTGTGCAAATTCGTCTACTCCTCGTTtttgaaagtaacaaaaatattttttttactgtaaattattttaataatggtAAAGATAAgaattttaaggaaaaaaatatttatttttttatttttacaaaatgttatgatatttttattttttggacaaACTAAAGGCCCAAGAAACTTAAACAAACCAGAGTCCAGGCCCATATCCAAAATATACACTGAACCTTTCCCCACGCCCCTAAGACCCGCCCCCCACCCCCTGCAACCATCAATCATATCTAGGGTTTTTAAGCTTCGATTTACTTCAGTCCTTCAATTATCAGCCGCTTTGGCTAGGTTTTCACAAAACCCACTAATTTGTTTATCGTCGAAATAACCAGAAAAATTCATCTTTTACATGGATTTTAATCTATAGggttttcttgatttcttcgaAAAAAATCGGTGCTTTGtatcactctctctctctatatctGTTAAGGAGctccaaaaagagtgaaaataaATGGCTACTGTGAACCCATTTGACCTTTTGGATGATGATGCTGAGGACCCAAGTTTGCTAATTGCTGCTCAGCAGCTAAAGCCGGCGTCTGCACCAGCCAAGAAGGGTCCAGTTCAGGCTCAAGCTAAGCCTGCTGCTAAGTTGCCCTCCAAGCCGGTTCCTCCTTCTCAGGCTGGTAAATATTCCATTTTTCAACATTTATGTACTTTGGATTGATGTATATTCATTCATATTGTTTTGTATTTTTGCTTTCTTATTAAAGTTACCCTGAATTGAGCTTAGCTAATGTAGATTGGATTGAAATATAGCAGTTCTTATTGTAGTAGTAATCCTCcctgaggtagtggtaaggctTGTTTACAATGTACCCTCCCCAGACCGTACACCCtactttgtgggatttcactaggtatgttgttgttattttgtAGTAGTAATGATAATACATCATTTTAAACATTTTCATGTTTTGGCTTCATGTATATTCATTCATAACTTTATTTTTTGGGGGGATTATATCGAAACCTGAACAAATGGAGCTGAGCTAGTGTAGGTGGCTCATATAGCTGACCCAATTGTTTGGATTGAGATGTAGCTGTTCTTAGTTTTATTGCCTTTGTAGTAGTAGTAATGGTATGTCTAAtcattttaaaacatttttgtGTTTTGGCTTTATACTTTTTGGTGGTTTGTGTAAGGTGGTGCTTGTCTTCATCTTCTCTTTCGTTCTATTCTCTTGCCGCTGAAGTATTTATCTTGGAAATCTTGCTTTTCTCTTTCCAATGTGACAGTGTTAGGCTGTAGGAAATATGAAATGATGTATCAATCCAGGATTAGTTGGGAGTCTGAATCAAACGTTTAGGCTATACAAATGTGTGGAATTAGTGGCAGGTTTCTCAAGGTTTAAGCAATTATTTTTTGTATGCTATTTAGTAAATATTATCTTGAGAAATAGATGGGTAGATAATTTCCTCCATGATTGTGGGATTAAAGTACGGTTATGGACTTACGGTATGGGGATTTGCTTGGCTGGAAATTGTGTGACGGTATGTATAAATCTCTTATAGAAAACCTCATTCTTGTGTTTTCTGATTGTCCCTTCTGTCTGATGTGTCATATTTCGTGTTGCTGCTCCTGTATTCAGTATGACCATATTTCTATCAAGGCAAGTAAACTCTTTGGACTTTGCTGCTCTTTAGTTTTCCTTTATTGTAGTTCTCAGTATTCACCTGTTGTAAATCAACTTCTAAGTCACATATCGAGTTTCTTTTTACCTGATTCCTGTGTTATACTACAGATGTTTTCATAAAAAGTACTCCCTCTAGTCCATATTATGAGAGTCGTTGGGATTTTTTTTCCCtagttcaaaataagtgaattgttcaaagtttaagaaaattgTTGAGACTTCTATTCATATTTACCCTTCATTTAATGAGGTTCTTAACTACTAATCtactactccctccgtcccatattATATGGGCACTTTCTGTTTTTCACGAtaattaagaaatcattaatagATTGATCAATTTTACTATTTTGCTTGTTGTTTATATCAATGCACATAAAAACCTAGTATACATAGTAGGAATAACTAGTATTGGGAACTGGTCACATTCAAAACGTTATATTAGTTGTAGGTGTAAAATTggaaaatttataattaatattatcCAGATTagatttagtaagtgatcaagtaatatgggACAACTATGATGCCCATCTAATATGGGATGGAGAGAGTATACAATTTCTAGGTGAATAGTTTGAGAATAATCAAAAGGGTAATAGTGAGTGGAAAGTAGCCTTTAATTTTtgtccttaaatatttttcttaagggGTGTGCCATACCCCAAAAATTCACTTATATGGACCAGAGAGAGTATAATTTTTCCCATTGCTTATTTGTGTATTCATTTTTGAACAGTGAGGGAAGCCAGGACTGACGGCCAGCGAGGAGGAGGTCGCGGGGGTCCACGGAGAGGAGCCCTTGGCCGTGGGCGTGGACGCGGGTTTAATCAAGAATTTGCTGCTGATGAGAACGCTTTTGGCAGAAATAATGGATTCTCTGGGCGTAACAGTGCTCCAGAAGATGGAGAATCAGGAAAGCTCTTTGAAAGGAGAGGTGGATACAGTGGATCTGGTGGGGGTTTCCGTGGAGGTCGTCGTGGTGGTTTCAATAACGGGGATGCTGCAGATGGAGAAGGGGAACGCCCAAGGAGAGTGTTTGATCGACGAAGTGGAACTGGCCGTGGGTAAATGATGCTGCTATTTTTGAAATTCACACAAGTGCATTTCACTATTCCCTTTGTTGGGTTGTTCAATAGCTCTAAGTCGTGCTTTGTCTGGTTGTCTGTTTCTTGTTCATATGTCTGTATCTTTATTGTTCTGTTCTATTGTATAGGAATGAGTTTATTAAACGGGAGGGATCTGGTCGTGGGAATTGGGGAACCACTGCAGATGATATTGCAACGTGAGACTGTCATCTCAATTTTTTGTTTCCTTATTGCACTTGGATTTACgtattatatttttcttatagtTTAATGTTGGTTTTTTGA
The genomic region above belongs to Solanum dulcamara chromosome 5, daSolDulc1.2, whole genome shotgun sequence and contains:
- the LOC129888739 gene encoding RGG repeats nuclear RNA binding protein A-like isoform X1; protein product: MATVNPFDLLDDDAEDPSLLIAAQQLKPASAPAKKGPVQAQAKPAAKLPSKPVPPSQAVREARTDGQRGGGRGGPRRGALGRGRGRGFNQEFAADENAFGRNNGFSGRNSAPEDGESGKLFERRGGYSGSGGGFRGGRRGGFNNGDAADGEGERPRRVFDRRSGTGRGNEFIKREGSGRGNWGTTADDIATETEEPVNDGEKIVEAEKQAGQEDAGDTNKDSTAAEPEEKEPEEKEMTLEEYEKVLEEKRKALVALKQEERKVNLDKELESMQLLSNKKNDDEIFVKLGAEKDKKKEAVEKSKKTKSINEFLKPAEGDSYYRSGGRGRGRGRGRGNGGGYGGINSVSAPSIEDVGQFPSLAAK
- the LOC129888739 gene encoding RGG repeats nuclear RNA binding protein A-like isoform X3; the encoded protein is MATVNPFDLLDDDAEDPSLLIAAQQLKPASAPAKKGPVQAQAKPAAKLPSKPVPPSQAVREARTDGQRGGGRGGPRRGALGRGRGRGFNQEFAADENAFGRNNGFSGRNSAPEDGESGKLFERRGGYSGSGGGFRGGRRGGFNNGDAADGEGERPRRVFDRRSGTGRGNEFIKREGSGRGNWGTTADDIATETEEPVNDGEKIVEAEKQAGQEDAGDTNKDSTAAEPEEKEPEEKEMTLEEYEKVLEEKRKALVALKQEERKVNLDKELESMQLLSNKKNDDEIFVKLGAEKDKKKEAVEKSKKLCV
- the LOC129888738 gene encoding RGG repeats nuclear RNA binding protein A-like; amino-acid sequence: MATVNPFDLLDDDAEDPSLLIAAQQLKPAAPIASAPTKKGPVQAQAKPAAKLPSKPVPPSQAGREARTDGQRGGGRGGPRGGGRGRGRGFNQEFADDENAFGSNNGFSGRYSAPEDGESGKVSERRGGYGGYRGGFRGGRRGGFNNGDPAEGEGERPRRVYDRRSGTGRGNEFIKREGAGRGNWGTTADDIAPETEEPVNDGEKIVEAEKQAGQEDAGDTNKDSTAAEPEEKEPEEKEMTLEEYEKVMEEKRKALLALKQEERKVNLDKELESMQLLSNKKNDDEIFIKLGAEKDKKKEAVEKNKKTKSINEFLKPAEGESYYRPGGRGRGRDRGRGNGGGYGGINSVSAPSIEDVGQFPSLAAK